One window of the Triticum dicoccoides isolate Atlit2015 ecotype Zavitan chromosome 3B, WEW_v2.0, whole genome shotgun sequence genome contains the following:
- the LOC119278827 gene encoding cationic peroxidase SPC4-like, translating into MASPSHSAARALLVLAAAALVLSSVSAAAGSPPLAKGLSFEFYSAKCPQAEAIVFSFLKDAVRKDVGLAAALLRIHFHDCFVQGCDGSVLLDKTNGVESEKVSPPNVTLRPSAFKAINDIRALLQRACGGPVVSCADIAALAARDSVHLAGGPRYAVPLGRRDGLAPASLDTILGALPPPTSKVPVLLSFLAKIGLDADDLVALSGAHTLGIAHCGSFEERLFPKEDPSMNKWFAGHLKLTCPRLKVDNSTANDIRTPDVFDNKYYLDLLNRQGLFTSDQDLHTDGQTKPVVTRFAVDQGAFFDQFVRSMVKMGQINVLTGNQGQIRTDCSLPNAARSAGDELPWSVVEATESFVL; encoded by the coding sequence ATGGCTTCTCCCTCTCACTCTGCTGCTCGTGCACTGCTCGTCCTCGCCGCAGCAGCTCTGGTGCTGAGCTCTGTGTCCGCCGCGGCTGGCTCGCCGCCGCTTGCCAAGGGCCTGTCGTTCGAGTTCTACAGCGCCAAGTGCCCGCAGGCGGAGGCCAtcgtcttctccttcctcaaggaCGCCGTCCGCAAGGACGTCGGCCTGGCCGCCGCGCTCCTCCGCATCCACTTCCACGACTGCTTCGTGCAGGGCTGCGACGGCTCCGTGCTCCTCGACAAGACCAACGGCGTCGAGAGCGAGAAGGTGTCTCCCCCCAACGTCACGCTCCGTCCGTCGGCGTTCAAGGCCATCAACGACATCCGCGCCCTGCTCCAGAGGGCGTGCGGCGGGCCCGTCGTCTCGTGCGCCGACATCGCGGCCCTCGCCGCACGCGACTCCGTCCACCTGGCCGGCGGTCCGCGGTACGCCGTCCCGCTCGGCCGCCGGGACGGGCTCGCCCCCGCGTCCCTGGACACCATCTTGGGCGCGCTCCCGCCGCCGACCTCCAAGGTCCCCGTGCTCCTCAGCTTCCTTGCAAAGATCGGCCTGGACGCCGACGACCTGGTGGCGCTGTCCGGGGCGCACACGCTGGGGATCGCGCACTGCGGCTCCTTCGAGGAGCGGCTGTTCCCCAAGGAGGACCCCAGCATGAACAAGTGGTTCGCCGGCCACCTCAAGCTCACCTGCCCGCGACTCAAGGTGGACAACTCCACCGCCAACGACATCCGCACGCCGGACGTGTTCGACAACAAGTACTACTTGGACCTTTTGAACCGGCAGGGCCTCTTCACCTCCGACCAGGACCTGCACACCGACGGCCAGACCAAGCCCGTGGTCACCCGGTTCGCCGTCGACCAGGGCGCCTTCTTTGACCAGTTCGTCAGGTCCATGGTGAAGATGGGGCAGATCAACGTGCTCACCGGCAACCAGGGCCAGATCCGCACGGACTGCTCCCTGCCCAACGCTGCCCGCAGCGCCGGCGACGAGCTGCCATGGTCCGTCGTCGAGGCCACCGAGAGCTTCGTGTTATAG